A genomic stretch from Frigoribacterium sp. PvP032 includes:
- a CDS encoding helix-turn-helix domain-containing protein: MPVRLSDSQVVALRQRYRNGTTQVELAAQFGVSQSTVSSLVVGRARVDAGGPITHRSPQKLTDDDITDLRRRAAEGTSVGALATRFGVTPPTVTRLIRVSGSHLDSGQAV; encoded by the coding sequence ATGCCTGTGCGCCTGAGTGATTCCCAAGTGGTGGCTCTTCGGCAGAGATACAGGAACGGGACGACTCAAGTGGAGTTGGCTGCGCAGTTTGGCGTTAGCCAGAGCACGGTCTCGAGCCTTGTCGTGGGGCGCGCTCGTGTCGATGCGGGAGGTCCGATCACCCATCGTTCTCCGCAGAAGCTGACCGACGATGACATCACCGATCTGCGGCGCCGGGCGGCTGAGGGAACTTCCGTTGGCGCGTTGGCGACACGGTTCGGTGTGACGCCCCCAACCGTGACGCGTTTGATCCGGGTGTCCGGATCACACCTCGACAGCGGTCAGGCCGTCTAA
- a CDS encoding SRPBCC family protein: protein MTWPVVHISRSLDHDVAAVSRVAGNPENLPAWAAGLSAGIRQEDGRWITDSPMGVVEVAFTGPVELGILDHDVTLPNGSVVRNAFRVVANDQGSEAVFTLFRRDGMSEADFHSDADAVRKDLDRLAALLEERLPRAR from the coding sequence ATGACCTGGCCTGTCGTCCACATCTCACGCTCGCTCGACCACGACGTCGCCGCAGTCTCCCGTGTCGCCGGGAATCCAGAGAACCTACCCGCGTGGGCGGCTGGTCTGAGCGCCGGGATCCGCCAGGAGGACGGGCGGTGGATCACCGACTCGCCCATGGGCGTCGTCGAGGTGGCCTTCACGGGGCCGGTGGAGCTGGGGATCCTCGACCACGACGTGACCCTTCCCAACGGATCTGTAGTGCGGAACGCCTTCCGCGTCGTGGCCAACGACCAAGGCAGTGAGGCCGTCTTCACCCTCTTCCGCCGTGACGGGATGTCCGAGGCGGACTTCCACTCCGACGCTGACGCTGTCCGCAAAGATCTCGATCGACTCGCGGCGCTGCTCGAAGAGCGCCTGCCTCGCGCCCGATAG